GCGTCATCATTTTGGGTGGCGATGGCACTTTACACCATTTGGTCAACTCCATTCGTGGGTATGATATCACCCAACCCATCTATGTCTTAAAAGCGGGTACTGGTAATGACTTCATTAGAAGCATCCCTTCTAAGGAACACCTCATTCAAATCAATGATTATATCCAGGATTTACCAAAAGTCACGGTCAATGGGGAAGAATCGCTTTTCCTAAATGGTACTGGGATTGGTGTGGATGCGTATGTGTGTCATTTGGTCAACACATCGACTAAAAAGAAATCGGCAGCGAACTATTTCAAAAATGCCCTTAAAGCATTCTTAACCTATAAGCCTTCTGACGCAACCGTAACCATCGATGGGGTCACCAAAACCTACAAAAAGGTATGGTTCATCCTCGCAGCGAATTCGGTATACATGGGTGGTGGCATGAAATTCTCCCCAAGTTCTGTTCGCGGCGATGATTTATTGGAGTTTTTAATCATTCACCGTGTCCCTCGATTTGTATTATTCCTCATATTTCCAACCATTTATTTTGGTAAACACGTGTGGTTTAAACGTTGGGTAACCATCATACAGGGTAAAACCATGGATGTCTCATACGGCAAGGTTT
This genomic window from Paracholeplasma manati contains:
- a CDS encoding diacylglycerol/lipid kinase family protein yields the protein MDIILYNPLSRNGKSQGIVDELVVKLQSEGRETAVHSILEIPSVANFIQSVEKEDRVIILGGDGTLHHLVNSIRGYDITQPIYVLKAGTGNDFIRSIPSKEHLIQINDYIQDLPKVTVNGEESLFLNGTGIGVDAYVCHLVNTSTKKKSAANYFKNALKAFLTYKPSDATVTIDGVTKTYKKVWFILAANSVYMGGGMKFSPSSVRGDDLLEFLIIHRVPRFVLFLIFPTIYFGKHVWFKRWVTIIQGKTMDVSYGKVSFLQKDGESVNHVQSMHIQR